In the genome of Labrus bergylta chromosome 7, fLabBer1.1, whole genome shotgun sequence, the window cttaaaaccgcctaccttctctggtccaaacaaatccagagcattcaggaccagaatctaaagttagaaggaggacatactggctgctgaattgttgtcagagaagccagcacttcaacacagcatgtttccttaatgtctgatcatatagtaaggtcacttttatcatttcattcagtagatattttacataTCGGTCCCTTAAGCGTTGGTGTTGTTGGCTCTTCCCTGCGTAATGCAACTCAAACTTCGAAGCAGATACAAGAAGCAGAGTCTTCTGGATATTTTTCCATCTACTGTCCTTAAGCAAATGCAGactttgtttatgttctttgtTCACCTGTTGTAGTCCCAACTTCTGAGCATTAAgttcttcctgtttcctctcgAGCTCCTCTCgctgtctctgcagctccaccGCCTTCTTGCTTATGTCGTTCTCCTCGTTGGTCAAATGCTGTTCAAactctctcagctcctcctcaGTGTACAGGGGGTTATTGTCTAAAGTCTGTGGACAAGATAAATTCTGGTCAACTTCTCAAGAAGGATATTACAACTCCTTACTCAGCTGTGAAAGCATCAGTGTCTTTAGGTTAGCCTCACACATCTATCAAACCTTTTCTTGAATCTAGCTCTTACCTCCCATTCATCCTTTTCCAAGAACTCATCCTTCTTCGTAGCAGCCATGAACTCGTTCAGCGACACGAGTCTGTCCTTATTGGTGTCCACCTAAACAACAACCCATAAAGCAGCTTGAATCAATGTCAAGGAAGGCTGGTAATTGGTCTTTATATAGAAAGAATGGCTGAAATTTAAACTCTCATCTTTAGCCCTGTTCAACATCTGTCACTCTAACACATGTGTTTaaagtaaacattcattttagtCCACACTGAGGCTGTTTCATGTATATTAATGTGGGCAGAGGCAGAAAAGGGGGGGGTGAGATTTGTGCACAAAGTGAGGATTTTACTTTTCTCAGTGTATGATATGTACAGCCAGGTGAGCGTGTGTTAACGAGGCTGGAAATGAATGCTGGACGCATGAAGCATGGATGAGAGACAAACCGAGATACTGCAAGTAGCCCATGCTACACTGGACGACCTCTTGTAGCTTAATTTAGGAAGAATGCTACaatatattttgtattgatCAATAATGAGAAatttcatttccatttccatttgaATGGGAAAGCCAACTCTAAAAGGAGTTTTTGTACTGTTTGTTGGTTAAGAGGGGAGAATACTGTGTGAATTGAAGACATTTGGATGGATATCTAACACAATACTGTTCAATATCTTACGCACAGCCGTTGGTTGGAGACTACAGCCTGCGACATATGGGACGCGGGAAATAAGCGCTAAGCTATCCTGCGCCCCAATTGTAAAACActtataacttgtttttttttaaagtgctgtataaataaagtttatataGTTACTATACCTCCCACAGAAAAAGTCAGAATCTTGTAACTTTCTGCTTTCAAAGCATGCCTGTATCTTTTGCGATGCCGGAACATCATCATTAAAACACTTGAGAGAGGCGTCACCTGTGTTCTGTTATTGCTTACCTCGTTCATCACATGCTCTCTCATCCGCAGCCTCTCTTCTTCCATCTCAACCATGTCGTCTTCTTCATTCTCAGGGTTGTACACCTTCTCCAGcttagaaacacaaaacaagattACGTTTTTTACCAACTAGGTTTCATCATTTGTGTAATAAATCATACAGAATCAGGACGTTCAGATGAAAATACACTGACTTAAATACCTCTTTAGTGAAGAGAGCTTCAAGCTCGCTCTCATCTAAGAAGCCGTCTCCGTTGCTGTCTGCAACACAAATCAGTGAAGGGAAGACTCTGGTCACTAGACTGAAGAGTTACAAACATGAAAACCTCCGATAGGCGGTTTGGGCTCTTTGGACACATATTTGGTCTCTGGTTACCAACCGTGCATTTTGAAGAATGTCTTGGGATCGAAGTCTTCTGGGTCCAAACCATCTGCCTCCTGCCACACCTCTTTCAGCTGGTCCCGACTgccctgtacacacacacacacgcacgatAGCAAGTGTCAGGTCATGGTTGTGTGCATCACCTCACAGCCTCGCTCTTTATCatctcttttcctgtttttattttcaaaatattcctgtatgtttacaaaaaatattttccagtGTGTAAGAAAATGgagagaaaactttaaaaactccTCTTAAAGCTTTTTCACTGGAGGAGTTGTAATCCTTGTTTGCATGAATGAATTTCATCACAGCAGGAGTCTTACAGGGTGGTGAACTTTAGGATGGTCGGcgtgtttcttcttcagctcctcgtagtgctcctcctccttctttcgaTCCTCCTCGGGCATGGTCTTCAGACGCTCCCTCCTCTCGTGCTCCTTTATCATCTCGTACTTCTTGAACTCCTCGTGTCGGTCCTTGTCATAGTTCTCCAGGTCTTTGGTtgcctaaaaataaaaaaataaaaagttaagaaGCTAAGTTAAAACTAAAGAGAACAGCTGGTACGCTCATTTGACTaaaatggagggggggggggggggggggggtacggACATTTGACAGGCTGAGGGCTGGAGAGGCAAACACGGTGTGCacttaaaaatctaaaatgGCAGTGACAAAGACCCCAATCATGAACTGagtgttgttattttttcctatttattaaagattgggggactttgtttttgaatctagttttttttaaggaacatttaaaaaactaagGAAGTTCTTGTTGATAAATGAAGAATTGGATTTTCACATCCTTGAGAATCAGGCGTTGAATGTTTGTACCCTGGAAGATACATCGCCAAGAAAGGGATATAAAACACTTACATTTAACCATTTGTTTCATGGTTTTATtctctataaataaatattatcaaTTTGTGAAATATTGATTACTCTTAACTTGAATCctaaatggttttttttttccggttATTTAAACTagtttgcacatttttcatgGACAGCAACCTTCATTTCCAGCTGTTCTGAGGGAGTCTTTGCATCACCAGCTGGTCAAAATGTTTGCAAAATGTTAATAAAGGGTCATCACAGGGATGGttgtataaaaaacaaagatttttggTTTATAATTGGTAAACGGGCCAATTAAACTGCAACATATCCTGGGAGAGACAGACTCTAATATGGAGAAATAAATTATGAAATGGTGTTATTCCAGCCCATTTAAGGGTAAACTAAATTACTGTAGTTAAACTTTCACCAATTGTTTCGAGTTGATGTTGTAAATATTTCTAATAGGAACAGAAAGTGTATAACCTCTGTTCCTCCGTACTCTGCAGCAGGTGGTGTGCTTTGTTGTGGAACCCAactgattaatcggccagccgataatatatCATTTCAGCATTTCAAGTGACTATCGGCATTGGCCTTATTTTATCTGGGATATGCGCGGATAtcactagatttattcaccagtcaaacataatttcatttgagtttcattgtattaaactatcagttctctttcaccagcagagggcgctatggATCACAACAAGCATCACCACCCTCCATAGTGTGAAGCGGTGATGCACCTACATGCACAGTtattttccagttgagtgaccatcttgttttcattatatATCTGGAGTTGTTCTCTATATCGATCTATCTCTAAAGATTGAAGACAGATCTAAAAAAGATGTTGGCTATCAGATTTGCTCCTTGTAccagatccttgcttgtgttgtacttactctctgatgtacgtcgctttggagaaaagcgtctgctaagtgaattgtagaatttgtTTTTTGCCCCTTTTATCAGTATCtgccccaaaaatctcatatcagTCAGGCCTTAGTTTGTTGATATGTAATGTAAAACTTTCTATGCGCCTTTTTCAGGTATAGCTAATCACAATGTTTGCATTTTTACTTTAAGTGTACTTTTATGCCTTATGGccataaatacacatttaatcATCCTTTAATGTCCTAATaagtgtgttcaggttcaggttcaggttactttatttgtacccgtaGGTAGATTCGTTCGCAGCCAGCAAGATCATCCATcatgacacacagattacaAGACAATTGTAACAATGAACAACACATAAGAGAGAAGGAGATCTAAACCAACTCAAACATGTAACTAAAAAAGATAGGAAGTGATAAAAGCACTCAAGGTTCCACCAATCAGGGCATAGGTGAGAGAAATCTCCACCaataagatcaagtgtagtgtAGAGCAGAGCAGTCTATACCTGTTGATACCTAAAGGTGTATCTGTTTATTCCTCAGCCATGCATCTGCTCACAGTGCATGAAAATGTCTCGGTCATTGaaagtttaaaatcacattttctcacAAAGTATCGTAAATACTCAGGTCTACCTGTTGATCTTTACGTTTTATACAACACCCTTGTTTGCAACATTTCCCTACTGAATCCAACAAAAGTCCgaaaagcatttttttccccacattgtCACCAGTTAATCTGAGAGGAGTTGATGGCTAGCTCGAGCTCTCAGGTGGACAAAATATTCTGCTAAATGAAATAACAACATTGAATCTTCATCTGGCTGCATCAAAATGGTGTGAACGTATGGCTGTTATACTCATGGTGTCCATCCAACAgataaaatgtacacatgctgagtgagagaACATGTTTCAGTAAAACATTCTTTGTTATTACTGCGATAAATTCAGATacctctgatgtgtttttttgtgaatgttgaTATTGTCATAGTAAATGAAGTTGGTATTAATTGTGCAGCCCTACAGGAAAAACATCCAAAcctacaacaacacaatgaaataTGAGGATTAACATGCATTCGACTCCACTGTAAACCAGACAGCCACGTAAACCAAGAGCTCGCTTCCCCTTTGTGTTTCCTTAATTCACAGGAAACCTCGGCGTCCCCTCATGTTTATCTCTGATGCACCATCATCCTCAGCTCTGAATCACCAATGCTTCAGAGTTGTTACAACATTATCTAAGACAGTGGTTCCACTTTTACCATGGAGCCACCTCAACCTcggctattctgaagcctccgctctcctctagcggcacacctccaacccccctccactagcattcacatgaaggagttatcaattataatgcaccataattaagcaccattaagcgcaggaggcggacaaaattgttctttactcgagctgcaatcgcctgtgtcctgcattgttgtgttagcatgctaatgttagcgctcttcagttagctcatagcttcatattgcacataaatagacacagaatgaccgagatctaaagacacttaggtgacattcaaataatcagtgagtatgttcttcttctctctagtccttgaccaaaacagcttttatacacaaggggaggagccggccgtcccgtccatgtaaacacgactctgacaacaacacagccagcgggactcgagcttcccactcattgtagacactcatgactcagagacacatttacacaggatagactggatttctgctttCTTTATGTGTAGAATTTCGCACATTCTagctttaagaaaaacacataaatacatgtgAAATATGTCACACAGATATCCCAGTAGTACTGACACTACTGACTGTGTTTATGGCTGCTATGTGTGTAGACGGGAGGCTGAAACAGCTGAACAAATTTGTGCTAGTTGAAAAGTCAATATGTCCAGAGGCTACAACGGTTCATCTTCTGAAGTGAGTGGTCTGTTTATTTTggctgtgtgtgatgtttgctCACAATGCCAGAaagggtataaaaaaaaaaagagcccgTTCTCAGTGGGGTACACTTTGTTCGTTATTAATGGAGTCACTCTATATTATATCACATTATTAGCTTTCAGAAGAGGGAGGGCGTTAAAATCCTTGACAGGAAAAAGTCGGATCTGCAGCAGAAAAATCTATCTTATGAACAGTGTTCAGGTTTTTACCGATTTGATGAGACGGTCCAGATCCACCACCTCAAACGTGTTCGGGTTCATGTGGTTGAGGTGTTCAAACTGTTTCAGCAGCGCCTGGTGGTCCACTTTCCAGCCTGCAAGGAGAggaatagtgtttttttttttttttttcacttaacACCGCCAAATGTCCAGTAAGTACtttgcggctgtggctcagttggtagagtcggtcgtctctcaactggaaggctaggggttcgattcccagctcaTGCAGcagcatgtccgatgtgtcattGGTCAAGACACTTATATAAAGAaacaaattgctcctgctgctttgtatgaactggattagttacttctgatggtctctttacacagcagcctctaccatcagtgtgtgaatgtgtaggtgtgacctgctgtgtaaaagcactttgagtagtcaggagactagaaatgtgctctacaagctcaagtccatttaccatttaataaTATATCTGACCCTGTTATGTCCTCAACCTGTAATTTAGAGCTTTGACTTGCATGACTTTCATATCTAACATAcaattcatccattcattcatctgCTCATGCTGGTCAGTATAAAGTCAGTGTTATTTGGTGCTGTGTAACATCAGCATCTAACAGCCACATCCTATATTTGGTGATGACCCAACCTCTAGTGTGTGTTACAAAACTTCTTGCACAACTCCAAGAAGCAAAAAGTTTTGAGAGAGACACGTCAGCACGGGATGCCGAGTACCTACCATTCCCTCCCTGGATGTCGTGTTTGGCTTTAATGAGCATCCGCAGCCTGTTCATCTCCTCCCTCTTCAGCTCGTCCAGCTTTGTCCGGAAATTGTGGTGAACAAAGTCCAGCTCTTTGGAAAGTTTACCGCTCTGCAAGCAGAACATCAACACAATGCAGGTTGAGACTAAACGTTCAAGTCAACAAAGGGCTTACAAATCAATGGCATGTACCTTGATGTCATCCATGTTGGCATTTTTTAGCTTTTCTTTAAAGTGGGGGTCTTTCTCAAGGAACTCAATGACTTCCCTGAGGTAGCGGTCGTAGTGTAGCCCAGTTTCCTGAAGCATAAACAGAGTATCAGTTGTTGTCCAtactaaatgttttaaaacaatacaatctcatttatttttataatccacagtatcaaaaagtaccaaacATAAGAAAAAACTTCATATCTGCagacatattttaaatatgtctgccacaagtgaaagaaagagagagagagagagcactgtctaaattgcacaaattcagaaatgttttcaatgtATTTCTGCTATTAAGACAGTGAAGACTGGGATTTTTAGTAAATAAAACTAAGAAATACCGGATAGGGGGTGCATAGGACTTCTATAAAACAGGTGTTGATATCATTTTTTACCAGTATCATATTGAAGTTTATAATTCTGGTATCATCACAACCCAAAGACTGTACAGCCTATGTGACGACTATACA includes:
- the LOC109985991 gene encoding nucleobindin-2 is translated as MVRGRALAHCGLVLLSLWLCIQSVPISVDKTNEKPQKEELEPPQSAETGLHYDRYLREVIEFLEKDPHFKEKLKNANMDDIKSGKLSKELDFVHHNFRTKLDELKREEMNRLRMLIKAKHDIQGGNGWKVDHQALLKQFEHLNHMNPNTFEVVDLDRLIKSATKDLENYDKDRHEEFKKYEMIKEHERRERLKTMPEEDRKKEEEHYEELKKKHADHPKVHHPGSRDQLKEVWQEADGLDPEDFDPKTFFKMHDSNGDGFLDESELEALFTKELEKVYNPENEEDDMVEMEEERLRMREHVMNEVDTNKDRLVSLNEFMAATKKDEFLEKDEWETLDNNPLYTEEELREFEQHLTNEENDISKKAVELQRQREELERKQEELNAQKLGLQQAVEDIERIKSQNTKPEVKQAGATVPEHDRAPVVPVNSQPVQDVPVPGHS